ttcatttcctaaacaggaaaatggattttaattaaaaaaaatacccctTTGAACACACTttatttggatatatttctttgaaaaattaaaattgaaatttgaGATGTAGCTCGATGATGTAGTGTTGGCCTAACATTGTGTAAGGCTCcaggtttgattccaagcactaaaaaagagagaaaaaggaatctATCCTCTTCCTATTATCTCATGATTTgctcacagaagagaaaacaatacAGAGTTGAGAAACACCTTGCTTCCTATTAAAATGGCCAAGCTGGCAAGTGACAATGGCTGGTTCCACATCCAGTTTCATTGCTCCTCAAACCTAATCCCAAAACCCAAGAAAAGCTTCTTACCACTTGGGCTTCGGAACAGGACAGATGCAGGTGGGCTGTCAGGGCTGAGGGGTTGCTCAGGTCATCACTGTCCGACCTTTCAGCTATAGCCTCTTCTCCGTCTTCATGCTGCCAGTTCCTCTGCCCTGGCTCCTCAGTGTCAGCGTCACTGCCTGCCTGGCCAGGATGGGAGGTGGCCTCTTCTAGGCCATTAATGAGCAATGAAATGACCTGGGCACTCATCAGGGCTTCCATCTCTTCAAAGAAGGGGCAGGTATCTGGTGGATGACCACTCTTGACCTTCCTGTAGCTCTTCTGAAGGCCTTTAAACTTGGTCCGACACTGTTCCAGGGAAACATATGGAGGAAACCATACTCACGAAGCCTCTCAGCTACAGCCCCATACACTTGGCTGTTTCTGTGGCAGCTTCATCAAATTCAGTCTGACTGAGAATTTCGAGGAGTGTTCTAGTCTCTTTGTAGCTCCAGTGCACACCCACCACCTTCTGGTCATTAAAGACCCAGTGATCCTGTTCCACCCcgctgattctctctctcttggaTGGTAATGGACTGGCTCCTGTGCTGTTGCCTTTCGAGACATCCTTGTCCTTGGAGCTAAGCAGATCTGAGATCCATGGCTCTCCTTGATTCAACCTGGATACCACATTGGGTTTAGGAAATGGGAATCCTGTTTGCAGGGAAGCAAACCAAAGTATCACAGTTTGAACTGATCatacaaacaaaaagattttatcttttttgtttgaattagggtctcatatagcccagactAGTTGGAATGAGGCTACGTagtgggattacaagtgtgtaacACCTAGCAGAGTTTTAtctggtactggggatcaaatgAGGCTTGGCATATACTGCATTCTACAAattgagctatattcccagcctCTATCTAAAAGATTATAAAGGGAAAaggtggtgctgcacacctttaattccagcactcaggaggcagaggcaggtggacccctcagttcaaggccagcctggtctacagagtgagttccaggagagtgaagggtacagagagaaaccctgccttaaaaaaaaattataaaagaaatgttttcagaAGTTCAATGGGATGAAGAATAGAATATTCTGGAATCCTCACTGGATGAAAAAGAACTTGATTTGTCTTCTAAAGcagaatgagagaagaaagtgTTCTGTGGTGTGCTTTGAGCAGGTAGTTCCCTTCCAGGTCGCTCGCTCTCTAGCCTCTATACTTGTTTGCAGATGCTAGCCCTTCTCAGTCAGTCACTCCTGTCTCCTCtagttgttggtttgtttgctttttacttcAGTCCTGAGAAATAAATTAAGTGCTTTCAAGaggttgggaggagggaaggtcCTTTACACTAAGTCACCAAATTCTAAATGTTTCCCTCAGCATGTATCCTCCTTTCCACTCATGTCCAGACTCTTAATCTTCCCATAACTAGCACCACAGCAGTCAGCAGTCGCTATGCTAATTGCTCCTCAGTTCACATGCTACCTTCTTGTTGAGCCTTAACCTTGTTTTCTAGCATATTCTGTCCACTCCTGTCCACACTGTACACTTTTGTTCACTTTTtgtgcttcccttcctcctgttgGCACTCAACCATCCTTGGGGAAACCTCCTTGCCCATGCCTTTGGGAGGTATTCCCTAGAACCTCATCTCATGGCCACACTGCCAAACCCCTACAACCAAGCAAGTCCTTAACACTTTTTTTCAGATAGTTAAGTTCAGTACATATTCATAATTCACTGTGTGCTCTTAAATTATATTGTAAGCTCTTTGATAAGAGGTACTTTAACAAAACTGTGCAAGCATGATGTATGTGGGAGTGCATGCTCTATAGTGCATGTGGAGGTTAAGGACAACTTCATGGACTTGCTTctactcaggtcatcaggcttatgCAGAAAGTACCATTATCAGCTGAGTCAGCTTGATGGCCGACAGATACCTTTTCTTACCACAGTGTATGCACCCTGCAGCACACCAGTAAGATTGATTCTGCAGGTCCTTATATCAAGGTTGAGTACTTCCAACGGATGACTAAAGACCATTATTAAACTAACCAAGAATGCTATTACTGGTCATATTGCACGATAAGATCAGAATTCAAAACAACctcaatacattttaaataataataaaatatagttcaataaagcacaaagaaaaCCAAGTTCTACAAAATGAGTAAGTGACTTGGGTCCAAAGGCACTGAGGAAAACTAAGAGTCATGGAGTTTCCAGATGGACAAAGATCATTCTGTAGTCATATGCTGGGCTGTACTGCAGGGGGTTGCAACATTTTGAAGTAAAATTCTTACATCTTTACACCATCTCACAGGAATAATACAGATATAATTTCCTTCTCCATGATCAAGTATTTAGAGAACTTCAAGGTTCCAATGTAAAGAGTAAGAACATAGATCTAAAGAATGgagataacagaaagaaaaactagaacAAAGGTGTCTTCAGCATAGAAAAGAGTGTGTCTTGAAAATATGCATCTATCAATCACCAGAAATAAAAGTATTCTGACTGTAATAAAAACTAAGCAGACCtatcaaaggaagaaatataatacTCTACCAGAGGGTTGAACTAGCTGCCTTTCCAAAATGTCACATTTGGCAGGTGCCACTATCTCTGAAATCCCTTTCCCACTCATTACTCCCAACCCTACTTCCAACTTAGAGGGCTCTATCTCCCATACACAGCTACTTCTCACTGATCCTTTGAAAAGGTTTGAGATTCTCCTCCGGGTTCATCTGCTCCTGCAGTCTCAGGGCGGGGCTTCTTGCCCTCTCTCTCTTGGATACACCCTTGGACTGGGGTTCCACTGACTCCTGCAGAACACCTAGTAACTCCAGTGAGGATTTCAGGGGTGTCATCTTCTCCAAGTGCATTTCCTGCCCCTTCACAGACACTGTGACCTAGACATACCCTTCCCCATTAATTGTCATGGTCATAACAAGGGGCATTCCTAGGGGAGATTATTTAATATCCCCAAAGAGACCATCCTCTGAAGCCATGCTAGAGTGGAGGGTGGGAAGGTTAGGACAGACAAGTGTTTATTCCATTATCATTAGCTTAGAGTGGCTGGAACTGCAGAAAGATCAAACAGAAAGCCAAATAGCAGTTGGAAAAaaacttttccatttttttttctcttaagaaactGAAGTGAAAGACTTATTGTAACAGAGTCTCCATGCAAGCCCTACCTGAAAAAGTAACCCTTTCCAGATCAGAAGTATAAAAATCACCAAGCCTCTTTACATCTGACTCGTCTTAAACTGCCCCTCTATCCTTGCCTCTCCCCAGCCACACACTTctgaattcctcctcctccccaccgaATGTCCAAGTCTTCCAGGCTCTCTTTCTAAATCTTCCACCGGTGTCACCGCCTCCTCTCCATTTTCTGGACATTGCTTCTGTACCCAGTTCTGGATTTCCCCAGGTAGCACAGTCAGGAATTGCTCTAGCACTAACAATTCTACAGTCTGCTCCTTGGTCCGCACCTCCGGCCTTAGCCACCGACAGCAAAGTTCCCATAGTTGGCTGAAAGCTTCCCGGGGCCCAGCCACCTCCTGGTAATGGAATCTTCTGAAGGGCTGCCGCAAACTTTCAGAGTTAGTGCCCTTTCCTCTCCGAGTGGATTTGGCCATCCTTAACACCAGAAAGCAGTTTCTCCCCTCAGTGTCTGGGTTCCAGAACTTAGTACACTATCTTTCCATGCCCTTGGAGAAACACCTGCAGATGAGTCTCTCTGTAAAAGGAGTTTTATCCTAGAGTAGAGAGAAATGGCACTATCAGAGAAGAGTATCTTTACATGTTTAAAAATCTTGCCAGAGCCGGCCTGACTTTCCATGTGTTCCAAGTGGCCTTCGGAGGCAGTACCATTTCAGGACAGCAAATCAATGAGCAAGGAGAAAAATTACCttataaaaactgcatttctAGGTGATGTCTAGAATATCCCCCAGGAAGTTGCAGAGAACAGAAAAATCTGTCCACTTCACTCACACCTCACGTAAATCTGATCGTATATAGTGCCCCAGATCAAAGTTGTATAGTGAATTCGAACCGCACAGGACGCCTGACGCTGGCGGACTCTAAAGCTAAGTCAACATTTAGCTGAAGACAACAAAAATCCTCTGTCCAGTGAGTGCCGGCTAACCTCCCCTAGAACCACCGCTGTCCTTCCAGAAGCTCCTGGTGTCTGCCCCGCCCCTTGAACGCCAAACTACAAACTTCCAACCGGAACCACAGTCAAGTGCTGAACACTGAGTCGCTTGCTCCTCCTGAACGAAGTAAGAACTCAGCAAGAGTTCCGGAGCGACAGATGGAAAAGGTCACACATGGGGAAAGCTGACTTAGGCTTCTAAATTGAGGTGGACTAGGGAAGAGTTACAGGAGTTGGTGAAGCGAGGAAGTCCGAGAGGCGGCAGTCGTGGGTCTGCTGAGAACGAGGCCGGTGCTGGCCAGTGTTGGCCAGTGCTGCGAGTCCGTGGGCTTCGAGCAAAGCTCCACAGCGGCGGCTGCCAAGTTCCggctttgttttcttccctctggCCGGGTCACTCTGGGAGACGTCGGCAGTCGGTCAAAATGCCACAGACCCTGCCAAGGCGTCATGAGGACTCTCCCTGGCCCACCCCTGGCCGTGTCTCTCTCAACTAGCTTGTCAACTCACTCGCCGCCCTTCCCCTGGGCCAGCCTCTCTTAACAGCCCCAGTCCCGCTCTCGAGCCGGAAGCCTGGCCTCTCCTGGCGCCCAGGACGCATGCGCGATGGTACCGGCGCCTCATCACGGCTCTGCGGCGGGAGCAAACGGGTGGGCGCCTCAGCCGCGCGCAGCGTCCCGGAAGTGCGCGCGGCTCTGTGGAATGTCCTCGCTCGGTGGACTGCGGGGATTCAGGGCAAAAGATTCACGCTACGTGTGAGCGGGCGCCCGCAGAGGCGCTGGAAGAGAAGGTGGTAGATCTAGGGACTCCGGAGCCACCCCAGAAATGATTCACGAGCTGCTCTTGGCCCTGAGCGGGTACCCAGGGTCCATTTTCACCTGGAACAAGCGGAGTGGCCTGCAGGTATGGAGCGGGTTAGAGACGAAGAGCGGCCGTGTGGAGGGTGCAGCTGAGCCGCAGCGAAGGGGCGGGACCCGGGGGACTCCGAGTGACGGGCGCCCGCAGCGAGAAGAAACCGAGGCAAACCCTCCGATTTGGGGAGCCTTGCGGTCCCGCCATTCCTGCTAGGGAACCACTAGGAGTGGATAGAACTATACTTTTTTCGCTGCATATAAATTTGTTGTTAAACTGAATCCCTAAATATGTAG
The DNA window shown above is from Rattus rattus isolate New Zealand chromosome 5, Rrattus_CSIRO_v1, whole genome shotgun sequence and carries:
- the Zscan29 gene encoding LOW QUALITY PROTEIN: zinc finger and SCAN domain-containing protein 29 (The sequence of the model RefSeq protein was modified relative to this genomic sequence to represent the inferred CDS: inserted 2 bases in 2 codons; deleted 2 bases in 1 codon), whose translation is MGTLLSVAKAGGADQGADCRIVSARAIPDCATWGNPELGTEAMSRKWRGGGDTGGRFRKRAWKTWTFGFPFPKPNVVSRLNQGEPWISDLLSSKDKDVSKGNSTGASPLPSKRERISGVEQDHWVFNDQKVVGVHWSYKETRTLLEILSQTEFDEXCHRNSQVYGAVAERLREYGFLHMSLEQCRTKFKGLQKSYRKVKSGHPPDTCPFFEEMEALMSAQVISLLINGLEEATSHPGQAGSDADTEEPGQRNWQHEDGEEAIAERSDSDDXEQPLSPDSPPASVLFRSPSGKKLFLGFGIRFEEQ